The DNA segment ATGCATTATGGCTGTGGGATGCTTTGTTGATTGTGGTAGGCGCTGGTTACCATGGAAAGGGAACACCTGCATACTGACAGTCAATTACAGAATTAGCAAACAATGACTAACTCCTACCTgttcacatgtacataaccTGTCACATagctcttacatgtacatgtagttgtattCTATATGTAACTCACAAAAGAGGTTTTCTGGTGCACTCATTTTACAGTTTCCACCCTTcccatacacacaaacacacagctGATCCAGCTGTCTTCATTACTACCACTGTCATGTATGTTTTGGAGGGGGACTCGGTATCCATTGAGGCCGGCATATACTTTTCTAGTACCTCTGAAGTACAATGGTTTCTTGGGGACCAGTTGCTGGATATTGATACTATCTCCCAGCTCTCTCAGACTATCGAAGGGAACCTGTACACGCTAAACATTGATAGTATCAACAGTCAACTTTTGGGCCTGTACACTGTTGTGGTGACTCGTGAGGGGCAGAATGCTTCTGATAGTGTCACTGTCTCTTATGCATGTGAGTGCCAATCAAACTAGGCATTCCATTACATACAGTAACATGCATTCGAAAGCCAAAGTCATACCATTAGACCGTgcatatacattgtaattataattatgcttgtgaATTATGCTTGTGTGTTAAATTTCAGCTCCACCTACTGTGACTCTGTCCGTAACTGAACTGACTGTAACCGAGGGAGAAGAAGCCAGAGTTCAATGCATAGGCGAGGGAGTGGGTGCAATCAGGATTCGGTGGTATTATGACAACAAGGAGAGCGTACTACAGAGTGGCAGCGATCTGGTCATCCCTTCAGTCGCAAGTACCCACACTGGACTCTATGAGTGCAGAGTGTCCAACATTGCTGACACAGTCACAAAGACAGTACAAATCACTGTTAGATGTGAGTTACATTTAATAGTGTGCATGAAAGACTTTTCCTCTTCTAAATGTAAAGTATAAAACTACCAGACTGCGTCTCCCTCTAacttatgtatacatgtatagttacgCTGTGAAGCTTCACTTTATGTTCATCGTGTTCtcatataataatagtaatacatgtatgtgtaggaCAACAGTCACAAATAACGTGTCCCTATCTCtttctctcacacacacacacccatcatGTAGATATGCCATTCAGCATGATCCAGTACAATAGTATCTCTTCCATGTCCAGTCCAATCATTTCCCCCATCTTTGGAGAGTCGACTATTGCTCCTGTTTTTATGTGTACCTCTAATGGCTACCCAGAGCCGACGATCACATGGCGAGCTACTAGTGAAACTGGTTTCCCTAATGGAGTCACCACCCAAGCAGAAGGACAGGAGCTAGTGTGGACACGTCCCTTTGAGTACACAGACTCTATGCAATATGAGTGTGTCAGTGAGAATGAGCTGGGGACCAGTATCACCACTATGAATCTACTCGTACCATGTTAGTGAGTCTGTGTGAAAGCTCAGAATTGGTGTCTGcgttattacatgtatgtatgcttTATTGTAAATGTGTAGACGTGTTACGTGTATGGGACATGTGCTTTGGTTGCTATAGTTTTTATGAGTTGTGCTGTGAAAAGTCTTATAGCGATTCAGTTCACTTTTTACAAATACCTCGCCACTCTCCACAGCTGCACAAAGGATCGACAGTATCTACTCCACTCAACTCTCCTCTCTTACCTCAAACAGCTACCAAGTTCCAACTGGATTCACTGGATTTGCTCTTACTTGTCTCGCATTTGGCTGGCCTGCCCCGTACGTAGAGTGGCTCTACAATGACAACGCCCTACCTGAAGGTGTTGACTCATCACAAACATTCCTTACTGGCACCCACATGGGTCAAGTGTCAGCTAAGCTGAGGTTTAGGACAGGATTTAATTCGAACCTCAGCGGAGCCTACCAATGTGTGGTGAAAGATAGCAAAGTTTCGAGTGTTGCTGTAAATGAATCGAGGGAATTGATTGAGACCGGAGATGTCACCTCAACCACCCCTCCTCGTAGTTGCTCCGTTAGCAACTCTCTAGTCAACTTTCAGATTCGTATCTTGGAGACAGATTGCACCTCTTGGGGAGATACACTTAGGCAATCTATTGCTAATGCTTTCGAAGATGAGATCATGAGTATTATTCAGTTGGAATGCAATTGCACAGTTTCTTCTGACTTTGTACAAACCCTCGAACTACCAACATGCAGTACAATGATCAACAATGGAGTCGTGTTTCGTGGAAAAATTGAAACAAACTCAGTCGATCAAACAGAGAACGTATTCTGTGCTCTCTCCACCTGGCAACAATCAAGCCCTTCAGTTAACATTAATGGTCAACTATTCGTTGTCGATTCAGACTGCTCCATTCGACTTGATTCCTTCTCAAATCCCGAGTGTGTGGCCAGTGAGCCGGTTATTGGTATAGACAACAAAACACTCATCATAGTCATTGCTGCGCCTATTGGAGCAGTAGTTGTTGTTGTCATGGTGATCCTGATAGTTTGCTGTGTGAGTTGCCATTGTAGGAAACTCAAGAAGACATGGAAGATGCCCAGCAAGAGGGAGGGTACAAGCCAGTATTCTAGGTCagtgtacattaattttagcgaCAAAGACCCAATTACAAATCATCTAAAAAGTGGCACTTTTTGATTGTTGCCTTAATGTGCTCTCCagcttacatgtacagtataccatGTGTACATGTCATATTTCGCTAAGCTGTTTGATctttggtacatgtacatgtatcctacacatgtacgtacatgtaatgttCTTTGTTGAAAAGGTATGACTATCGAACGTTGCTAAGTGTGATTTTGTTTGCCCATACAGAACTGATCCTCGCTATAATAGTCGCAACAATCACGTTGTGGGACCAATTGATGAAACAACAGGAGGTCCAGTGTACAGCACTCTCGAACGGAACTTATGCTCCCCCAATTATAGATCACCCCTCACTGATGAGTCACCTGAACACCTCCCCCTCCAGCAAACTGGATCGCTGTCAAAAGATTTCCTAATCCAACATAGTTCCAGAGACCGTGAATCCCTTGATGGTGAAGATATCCACTATCTACACACTGAGTCAGCTATTGATATTACAGCAACGAGTACAAGTGGAGTAAGGCCCTCAGTACGACAGTTCCCGTATGACTCACAACCAAGCAGTGGCTCTTCCAGCCGTGTCACCAGCCCGCCTCAGAGGGGACCCTCCAGAACTGTTTTATCTGCAACTAACCCGATGCCTGATTATGAAGAATTGAACTATAATTACAAGGGCAGTCCAACAGACCCCCATCTTCAATTCTCTCGCAAAGAGAGTAGTAGTGACAGTGTTACTGAGAGGAAGTTTTCTCTAGCAAGCAACTCACCTTCATTAACAACAGGCACTGGGCCACACCCTGCTTCAAGTTTGGAGAATGATGTATTCTCAAATGGTCCTAACTCACGATCAGGACCAATGGGTCCGATTCCACCCATCAGTACTGCCTATCTGCGCAACATAACCAGTCGATCATCCATAGACAATGGATCTGCAAGCCCAGCAGTCTCCTCCAGACCATCAGATATAATAGATGAGGAAATTGAAATTAGACGAGACTCAAACTGTTCTGAAGAACCCCCTCCCTATTCATCACGACCCCCCTCAGGCATGACCCCATCCTCTTCCATGCTAGACAATAGCGCGTATGGAAGGGTAGACCCAGCTCCAATACATGAAGATGAACGTTGGTACATTTCCAGTGATGCTTCACTGGACTCTAACAGACCAGATACTCGTCGTATAAATGGCCGAATTGATGATATCCAACCCTATGCAAGTATACATAACTCAGCCATCCCCTACGAACCTCAATCTATCATCAGGCAACAAACTGAACATAGAAGTTATACTAGCAGTGCTTCTCGATTTAGAGTACCCGTGGAGCGTAAGAGACAGCACATACCCCAGCCATACAGTGAAGCGATGCTATCACAAACTTCTGAATCTGGGACACCCCAACCGTATTCTGAAGCAGTTCCTATGCGGTCTAGCGTGGGTAGTCTAGTGTCCCAGGGGAGCTTCGCCCCCTCGAGAAACGTGACTAACTTTGAGATCACTGTCTAAGTGCATGAACACTCTTTCATTAGTATTATTAtgcttaattattatatgctcAATTCTTATTATGCTCTTACCTTAGCACAACTATTTTTATGTCATCATTCACTATTCTTGTTTTGTTAATaatacttaataattatttatgtactaattatttttatgcatgcatgcatgtataaattatatataatcctctctatataaattatgtttttGAGAGACtccacctataattataatttattgttttATATAAGTTACGGTGTATTAATACACTGTAATGTAATCGATAAAATAATTAAGGACGTACAGCTATATACAGCCGGTAGTGCAATTCATTATGAAGGGTCATAAAATAACGTGCATCAAAAGTTCGAGAATCAGAATGATCGAATAGTATCGTGACAAACTCAACGATACAATGATGATTGAAAGAACAAATCAAAAAAAATGAATGAAAACAACTCAAAACTCAAAAAGTGTTCAGAGGTAAGCTCAGGTAACTGAATGACTGAAACAAAAATCATACGAATTACAAACAATCACACGATCATGAAAAACAATTGGACAGAGTCTTGCATAAGATGCAGTCACCGAATAAAGGGATGCATACTTAGACGTGACTCTGGCTCCTTTCGAGACTTTGATTTGTAGAAAACATTCCAGAACCTCAGTGTTTCGTCACCAGCCCCTGTGACCACTGTCTGACCATCAGGTGACATTGCCTAAGTGGAAATGGCACACACAAAATGATAAGGAGCACAGTTAAGAGATTTATTTGACATGCAACAATTGAAGCCAAACAACAGCAATAGTTTGGGAGAACATTGGGTAAGGATGGTATAGCCTACAAGTGCTATCCACATTCACACACTCACTAGATAAAGGACCCTTTGGGCATGCCCTGTTAGCTTGGCCACTTGAGACAGAGCCGGGTACCTCCATACAATAATTTGGTTTTGAGAGTAGCCATGTGTGCTCACTAACTCATTAGTGCTCTTGGACCATGCCAGGTTGCATACCTGTAGGGGACAGAAGCAGTTAGCACCAGTATACCTACACAATTACTatagcactaaagtgcaaaacCCTTGGCTGGTGACGTGaaatgattataaagaaaccagaagagttatgattataatgcagtgcatgtagtgatgaatatcatgtatgacttattAAACTGTCTAgtacagcaactcaggagataaaccagactggaggcatgctgaaacatttgagaacaagGTTTTATATGCAcagtggactaggatcacagcaaagaagcctggagtctcatgcagagaagtatagctcctggagtaggatctCAGAGTCAGACAACTGATTcagacacaattctagctttctattgtatcgACTCTTTTCCACAGTAATTATTGGCTTATGTTTCGAATAATAGCCGCACCTAATTATTGGTTTATGTTTACGCAAAAAGCTTCGTAGGTTTAGCTCGCCTTTTTCTGCGAAACAAATACttctttgcaaaatctgccaaattttaagcCTTAGTTTTAATGCTAAAAGTTTCCCTACGTACAAATTGTGATGGCTAAATCACCAGGGAAGCCAAACTGAgcaacagacacacacacggacacacagacagactactataaccgAGGCCCTACCCGCCTCGGGCAAACTAGAACACCAGTGTGTATCACACTAAAACTGTCACTCAGCTAGTAGACATGGAGATCCATGCACACATTAGTTACAGGGCCATGTAAGAGATAAGTGCTGCACACCTTGATACTGATGAGCAATaatatgtatactgtacatgttactGACCTGCGAACCAGTGTCCACTGACTGAATCTGTGTCCCAGTGAGAGTGTTCCAAAAGCGAATTGTCCGGTCTGCTGTCCCCCCTCCTGACGCCAGTAGTCCGTGTTGGTGTGGAGACCAGGAGATGGCTTTTACAGCTGCGCAGTGTTCAGAGTATCGTTGGTAGGGTGTACACGATGAACGGTTCCACACAAACAACTGTATGGGGAAAAAAGACATAAGAATTGCTCAACACGAATATTTGCATCATTAAAGTCACTTGATGACAGGGTTTCACAAACATCATTATAGTTTTCACAGCTACATTGCGATCACATATTGCACgctactatacatgtaccccctCCAGACCACAGTAAACCACAAAGCAATGCTAACAATGTGAGATAAGAGGGTGAGGAGTGAGGACTGATGAGGACGTAACCACAACCAATGCAAACACAAAGAGAAACCCAATAACTCAGCCAAGTGAGGTTAGTACAATTGTTCCATGCACCAGAGCATGAATGACATTATTCATTGTACAGTCTCTGGGCTAGTTGTTCAAGCACAATGCCATTAGTACATGATACCACTCACAACCCCTACCTACTGTACGTGTAGTAGTGAGGCCATTGTACAATGCAGGTATTGCCTGAGAAGAGAAACAACAAATCCCCCAGAGCAACCCATCAACCCATGCAGGTTTCATATTTTGAAAACAGCATTGGTCTCACCTTGTTGTCATTGCCACCTGAGGCTAAGAGCTGACCGTCAGGTGACCATCTAAGTCCACACACCTCCTGCGTGTGACCTTGGTAGCGTTTGATTGGACGAGATGCCTCTCGATGGTCCCAGCCCAGAATCATGTGATCTCTGCTTCCAGAACACAGCATGTCCGTACTCCATGACAAAGAGCCTACAGAGatgaaatacatgtatgtaaagaGGTGCAGCAAGACAAAATAGCAGCGTGAGCAAGTCTAGGAACACATGGAGTGACTGGATAGTAAACTGTACCTAAAGTACCAGGCATACATGGCAGTGATACATCGTAGATTGGAGGCCATACAATTCAAGAGTGGACACAACAATATACAATAAGCCTACACATTACATACTGTGCAAGCAGGACACTTACCCACTCGTGCTGAGTGTCCGTGTAAAGTGGCCACTTTCTTCTCAGCAGCTGCATCCCAGATCTGCACCAGGCCATTCACAGTGCCCACTGCCAAATGTTGACTCTGGGGAAGGGTAATTATTCAAGCACTGAAGTCAAAATGAACGCTCATACAAAACAGCTAAATTTATGGTCCAATGTGCAGTACATTTATATACATTTACACAGGATTTAGGTTGAACAATCCCTAGTATAAGCATTAGTACTTATATTTATGTGTCAACCCAAGATGTCAATTAAGCTCACTCTGTCAGACCAGGAGACAGAGGTGACCACATCTCCATCATCCTGGAGGTCACACAGCTTTGAGACTTGACAGGTGCAAGCACTCCACAGGTAGACAGACGTGCCCAACCCCACACACATTGTATTCTGTGAGGACCAGTCCAACAGGTTTAGGTAAAAGTCGTCTTGGAGCTCTGGGGCATCGAGGACTTTGAATGGTGTCTTGGCTATTTTGCGAGTGACTCTTTGTGGAGATACTAATAACTTTGATCTGTGAAGGGAAAACCACACAGTTAAACAAGACaataatgtacgtacatacatgtacatgtacatgtagttggtgCTAGGGTCAGACATACATTGCGTTAATGAAGCCAGGAGCATAAACACTGTAATGGAAACCCTACATTCAACTTACGTGCTTTTAGAAACAGGTGAGACTGTGTATTTAGAAAGTTGGTTCATTTTCTTAGGAGACAATGAGAATTTTAGAGTGTTTTCTTTAGGGGAGGGAGTCACAATAGGACTGAGTGGGTCGTCAGTTGAGTGGGGGTCCTGAATGGAATGGGCATGGGCTATTACTCTGTTAGCACCACGTAGATGCATGTATAGCAGCATTGTGCATTAGACATGTACATTCAGTCGGGGAATGACATCCAAAGTGGCCGACACAAAGATACATTGTGTATACGTACATCAAAGGGTGTAGACATTGTATAGTTTATTCACATACAAGCAGACTAGTACAGAGGGCATAGTACAGAGGACAGTGCTGGCTAAGGTAGATAAGATTCATACCGGTACTTCCGTAATTGTTTTTCCCAACAGTTCATTCTGGAGCGCACATTGAAACGTCAGTGTTTCGTTCTTCACAGGCTCAATACTTGCGTCATTCCTAGTGTGAGACCAACAACATGCAAGAGTGTGTAATTAATTTGGATTGATTTGGATTAACTTACTTATCTTTGCTTGGTGATAAGTCATTCATAAACAAACATCTCTTAGCCAGACTTGTGGATCTTCTATTAGGAATGAATCTGCAAAACCAACGCAAAAAGGTCACAAGAAAGAAAGACTGTACGCACAAGTGTGagtgctatatacatgtagttatccCACTAAAGAAGTAGTAGACAGTAGTACTAACAGCAATAGTCTAGACATGGGAAAAtgaattgtacatgtagggaaACATGGTGTTCGACAATTTACCAGCCCAGCGTTGACTAAATAAAGTCACTGAATAATCCTGACCTTGTAATTTTATGGAAAGTGTTCAGAAACTCAAACTAAACACTGTGTAACTGAGCAGGCCTCACCTGTCATAGTGCACATCTCTGGGCGAACGTGGAGATTTGCCGTAAGGAGACTGTTGCGTCTTGAGGGAGAGTCGTGGACTAGAGGAAGGAGACGTGACTTTACGAGGACTAGCACTGGGGGAAGTGGTCACACTGCTCTCTCGACCAGGCTTGTCATGATATACCTGCAACAAGGAGAGTAATACATACACTCATTCAACATGTGCCTGACGGATTTTGGTTTTTAGCTAGCTCTATTAGTAAATGATCGTGTTGAGTTTACGGATACTGGTACGCAGTAGTTTTTGCACCACAAAACAATGTATGATGTGATCATCCCATACATATATATCTAGAGAGAACCTCATACCCCTAATTGAAGTAATTTTTAAAAGAAAGACATATAAATAATTGGTTCAGCTTTGGCTAGTCTAGACAAGTCACAAAGCCTTTACACACTTACTGAGGACCGAAAGAGCTTCATTAAGTCCATGGCAATATCTTTGTCTACGGTGAAGTCTAGATCGATCTCAGTCTCTTGTGGTCTGCAAAAAGTAAATATCTCAGGCAGCCATCAACTCTGCCACTTCTGTTTTTATTAGTCACGTGATGTATTGATAACGGTTGCCACGCCACCCACGCAACATAGGCATCTTTTATTATTGAGGTCGTTGAATTCAAAAGCTATAATGTTGAACACTCCACGTGGCAAACAATATTTAAAGAGCTAGAGATGTCGATGGAAGAGGACTACTCATCAGAAGACCTGACTAGTGATGAAGAGGTATGAAGGAAGTAGAATAATCAAGTTGGTTGtcaccacataattattatttgcctTGAGTTGACTGATGACTCATTGCTGCTATAACGCTAGCATGTGGGGTGCTCTTGGAATGTGAATTTATTAGAGACTTGTACTGTGACGTTGAAAGAACGAGTAGATGTAACAATACTTGCATATTGGTTCTATCCACCAAATTCCACAGTATTCGCATTTCATTGggttaaaaatcacatgacataggatTCGCATTTTATTGTCCAAATTCTGCTATAGAGCGCAcagaaatgctgcaagagtctatATACCTATTCCCAGCTCTACTTGATTTTACTCTCGGACTATTAGCCTAGTATACTGCAAAGGATTGGGAATGTACATAGGTTTTGTGTTAGGGTTTAATTATGAGGATTAAAGTGGACGTAAGTTGATTTTGCGTGTGTTGTTGGCTCATACTGACTGCTTACTATTGTTTGACTTCACACTTCACACTTAACTTCAACACGCTGCAGTTCCTGGAGTTGATCAAAACCTTGATTCCCAACCCTTCGCATCCATACAGGGTTGAGCGTTGCGCTGACAAACTAACTTAGAGCGCAAAACATGCTTTCGACATTTGCTTTTGATATTTGCTCTCACCTTCCTGTgctatttaataattatatgcaagaCATTTAATGTTTATGCGAGTGGCTATCATACTGTATGTATCGCATTCCTGTACATAGCTACGTTTAATGAggaaatgaaagcaccgcaggtgctgatgctcAGTGAATGTGTCAAGGCTAcataaaataaaattaattgctaatacacacagataTCACTAATGATAAACATTTTTGACTACACAGGTACAGACACACTattgtatacctcgcttgcgcatgcgcaccaaggcataataattaagaTTTTCGGAGCCTTAAAATTGGCCTAACTTTCTTGTATAACACACGGTATTGGCTAATCTCAGCCGATTAGTTTTGTGATACCGTGTACCGGGTTTTTAATTCGTAATTAATTCCTGTTTCATACGATTACCACTCTGCAGCTTCAGGAAGAATTTGCCAGGGGAAACTTACATTCAGGGTTGATACAGAGGGCACTACCACCCAAAACATTCACAAATAACGTGGTAAGTTCCTATGCAGTGGCGGCTTTGTGCGTTCGTTGGGGACTTGTCCATCCCATGCTACTACTAAATTTGAAGCGTTATGTAAATGTCCACTTTCCCTAATCTCAGGCTGGTCTGAGGGCAGGATTGGATGTCCTCCGTGAGAAGGAATGTGATTGGCTGGAACAAATGGACGTCGTGGCTACTGCCCTGCCCACCTCCATTGAAGAGAAGGATGTAGTCGACCCAGAGGATGACTTTAAGAGGGAAATGCACTTGTAAGTCATTTCTCGTCATTGAACACTTAGTCGTATGCATTGTACCTAATCAGTTATGAGATTTAGTGTTGCATAGTCAATTTCCAAATTCTATTTTGCTTCTGCTTTTTCTCTACAAAAGATAAGCAGTGTTCGTAATAATATTATCGCTCTTCTCATCGCTGTCATATCATCTCCTAGCTATCAACAGGCTCTCTCTTCTGTTGAGGTGGGTCTAAAGAAGCTGGAGGAGTTTGGAGTGCCCACCAAGAGACCAGACGACTACTTTGCAGAGATGCTCAAGACTGATGACCACATGAGGAAGGTGAGTTCTTGTACTTGCTTTAATGTAGTTGATATTGTACAATGGTAgtcagtagcctcgatcccaggccttactttttcttgctgttgtcactgtttatccataaatcataagaaagacatagtaaggcagcaaagaaagaaatgggcgcacagttaagaaaaagtaaggcctggtttgggaaatcgcgtgatccacaaggatttttatgaacgtgggcgatatgtagcccacaatcgtgacgtaagatATTCTCCCAcacattcagagttaataagactgtactgagacaaccaccaagctgtgctgcaagtcagatctgagaaccagcgtggccagctctggtggcagtagctacctgctatatgataatgatgactaagttattcttgatctatactatcagtagactatataatagcatgtagaaagacacaagaaaagatgatagtctgatagaatctgaacacaactagtagatcatctagctaagcctaaggtatagctagctatagtgcttgcaaacttccagttccaagtccatgtccagcttgctgcaggcaaagttttattagtcgtagatctctgcgtgggcagtccaacatctctagctcagcatgcccacgctcattttcacccttctaccctcacgcgacttcccgatacaggctctcctttttcctaactctacgtctatttctttcttattcctccaattaataccgtattttatctcattgaacgattaatacagtattttatcttattgaacgattgtgataaagagaacagaaaaaggagagcctgtgtagaggctaggtAGTCAGTGCAATGTTTTGGTCCTCTCCTTCCTTTGTCATAATAATATCGGAACCTTCTCTCCAAAATTGTTTCTTTGTGTCTAAAAGCACTCGGCTTGAAGTGTGGTTGTATAGCATATTAGCATGTTTCATTCTGTATGTGAACTGATTAAGGGTGGAAGCCTAGCAGAAATTAAATGGTTATAAAACTCTGGGGACACTTAAATTTTGGCTTTTGTAATGTTTTGAGAACGACATTGCTTCAGTGGTGGGTCAGACATGCACTGAACAAGGGCCGCAGCAGCAGAATCAGTAGTGCAGTGTGCATGGAAACAAATATGCCTCTGTGTGATCACTGATTAGATGTGAAACCTAGACTCACAAGGCAAATTGCCAACACCAAAAAAGGGTGCTTCTATAGTGtttatagctgtatataatcTTCATCACTCGTCATTATAAGCAGTCGTTCTTCTCGGGTAAAGCAGGAAGATGATAAATAACTAACACATCAATAAAGCATTCAGtttcaatgaaagcaccgcaggtgctgatgcctcggtggagatgccaaagctactaatagctaagtctgcttttatactgatgaaaattttggcaataattattttgctgcatgcaaactcactcaaggagtgggtaatgatcgaccatgattgttgttaaaaacgatcgatgccaaaagtttaagtctaaaattaatggctgccatcagcagagccttgcagctctcttcctcactcttgcagctaccaatagctagcattctagtgcagagctaactactaagtagagtagtaacactcggtaaacaagtttggctacgtgctcttctgaaaaggctgcaatggcattccaagtattactaagcaaaactaggcataactcgagaacgaagcattattttgcaaatccacgaattgaaatccaagtaaacatgactagaagcctatagaaatgcttacttgcacttgattcatccttcagcagctgtagcagtctacacagacgcacaaacacactaccgtatacctcgcttgcgcatgcgcaccgaggcataattatggaaaaTGTCCATGCTGACACTCGCGTCCTCTTACCAAATTATGACATaatatgtataatttataccctctcagggtttcatctagtgggagtggggggggggcaggggtgaaccttcccccttcccccaaatgttgtagaataatgacatcatcacactattatgtgcaatatgtaactagatctgtGGGAGTGGCCAAC comes from the Halichondria panicea chromosome 4, odHalPani1.1, whole genome shotgun sequence genome and includes:
- the LOC135334475 gene encoding fizzy-related protein homolog, whose product is MDLMKLFRSSVYHDKPGRESSVTTSPSASPRKVTSPSSSPRLSLKTQQSPYGKSPRSPRDVHYDRFIPNRRSTSLAKRCLFMNDLSPSKDKNDASIEPVKNETLTFQCALQNELLGKTITEVPDPHSTDDPLSPIVTPSPKENTLKFSLSPKKMNQLSKYTVSPVSKSTSKLLVSPQRVTRKIAKTPFKVLDAPELQDDFYLNLLDWSSQNTMCVGLGTSVYLWSACTCQVSKLCDLQDDGDVVTSVSWSDRSQHLAVGTVNGLVQIWDAAAEKKVATLHGHSARVGSLSWSTDMLCSGSRDHMILGWDHREASRPIKRYQGHTQEVCGLRWSPDGQLLASGGNDNKLFVWNRSSCTPYQRYSEHCAAVKAISWSPHQHGLLASGGGTADRTIRFWNTLTGTQIQSVDTGSQVCNLAWSKSTNELVSTHGYSQNQIIVWRYPALSQVAKLTGHAQRVLYLAMSPDGQTVVTGAGDETLRFWNVFYKSKSRKEPESRLSMHPFIR
- the LOC135334473 gene encoding hemicentin-2-like, with product MAQSTGGMAVLLLLCALSAPATAALEIFQSRVTYAPIRIEEFRVEGVASVAIGGAGANMPDFFFDCNTTKNNGTGIQWSRVGGLQISTEPGTYSGLRLQLEDVDYPDLDVYICTDTNTGDSLELNITISNPAVCPVRDISTTLQGGLVELKVYVSSYPLLTGSQIHWYRPNGNEIFASEPNVQFVNSRKSLILSNVQLADFGRYEVEGLLTSGPIVIGRDRTGITLDIQVPSQIQTQPVNETTILEREPFSLSCTASGNPAPTITWVREDGSDLNTMATMNTQSNPSLPLAFVTSTLSVPFALYSDSGRYRCSANNDISNPVLSDFSDITVRPTIFLTDSSDQPLSNTDVISQSDGSEFLVKCYGSGNIMWTSSNGVVIPNNQSGTLYQTFDSIGEQVSLVFTSFSPNEVAVYTCESPLNDVNNVPITDSVLITNSDPAVFITTTVMYVLEGDSVSIEAGIYFSSTSEVQWFLGDQLLDIDTISQLSQTIEGNLYTLNIDSINSQLLGLYTVVVTREGQNASDSVTVSYASPPTVTLSVTELTVTEGEEARVQCIGEGVGAIRIRWYYDNKESVLQSGSDLVIPSVASTHTGLYECRVSNIADTVTKTVQITVRYMPFSMIQYNSISSMSSPIISPIFGESTIAPVFMCTSNGYPEPTITWRATSETGFPNGVTTQAEGQELVWTRPFEYTDSMQYECVSENELGTSITTMNLLVPSAQRIDSIYSTQLSSLTSNSYQVPTGFTGFALTCLAFGWPAPYVEWLYNDNALPEGVDSSQTFLTGTHMGQVSAKLRFRTGFNSNLSGAYQCVVKDSKVSSVAVNESRELIETGDVTSTTPPRSCSVSNSLVNFQIRILETDCTSWGDTLRQSIANAFEDEIMSIIQLECNCTVSSDFVQTLELPTCSTMINNGVVFRGKIETNSVDQTENVFCALSTWQQSSPSVNINGQLFVVDSDCSIRLDSFSNPECVASEPVIGIDNKTLIIVIAAPIGAVVVVVMVILIVCCVSCHCRKLKKTWKMPSKREGTSQYSRTDPRYNSRNNHVVGPIDETTGGPVYSTLERNLCSPNYRSPLTDESPEHLPLQQTGSLSKDFLIQHSSRDRESLDGEDIHYLHTESAIDITATSTSGVRPSVRQFPYDSQPSSGSSSRVTSPPQRGPSRTVLSATNPMPDYEELNYNYKGSPTDPHLQFSRKESSSDSVTERKFSLASNSPSLTTGTGPHPASSLENDVFSNGPNSRSGPMGPIPPISTAYLRNITSRSSIDNGSASPAVSSRPSDIIDEEIEIRRDSNCSEEPPPYSSRPPSGMTPSSSMLDNSAYGRVDPAPIHEDERWYISSDASLDSNRPDTRRINGRIDDIQPYASIHNSAIPYEPQSIIRQQTEHRSYTSSASRFRVPVERKRQHIPQPYSEAMLSQTSESGTPQPYSEAVPMRSSVGSLVSQGSFAPSRNVTNFEITV